The Prinia subflava isolate CZ2003 ecotype Zambia chromosome W unlocalized genomic scaffold, Cam_Psub_1.2 scaffold_22_NEW, whole genome shotgun sequence genome window below encodes:
- the LOC134564894 gene encoding methyl-CpG-binding domain protein 2-like isoform X2, translating to MEKPGRMDCPALPPGWKKEEVIRKSGLSAGKSDVYYFSPSGKKFRSKPQLARYLGNSVDLSSFDFRTGKMMPSKLQKNKQRLRNDALNPNKGKPDLNTTLPIRQTASIFKQPVTKVTNHPGNKVRSDPHRLTEQPRQLFWEKRLQGLSVSDVSEQIIKSMELPKGLQGVGPGASTESLLLAVASALHTSSAPITGQNSAAVEKNPGIWLNTSQPLCKAFMVTDDDIRYLDPKEENLEKF from the exons ATGGAGAAACCCGGCAGGATGGATTGTCCTGCGCTGCCTCCCGGTTGGAAGAAGGAAGAGGTGATCCGCAAATCGGGCCTGAGCGCCGGCAAGAGCGATGTCTATTACTTCAG CCCCAGTGGGAAGAAATTCCGTAGCAAGCCACAGCTGGCTCGGTACCTGGGCAATTCCGTGGATTTGAGCTCCTTCGATTTCCGCACGGGGAAAATGATGCCCAGCAAGCTGCAGAAGAACAAACAGCGCCTGCGCAACGACGCCCTCAATCCCAACaaa ggcaAACCCGACCTGAATACGACGCTTCCCATCCGGCAAACAGCATCGATTTTCAAGCAGCCGGTGACCAAAGTCACCAATCACCCTGGGAATAAAGTCAGAAGCGACCCACACAGACTCACTGAGCAGCCACGGCAG cttttttggGAGAAGAGGCTCCAAGGGCTGAGCGTTTCTGACGTCAGTGAGCAAATCATCAAATCCATGGAGCTTCCCAAAGGCCTCCAAG gagTGGGCCCTGGGGCCAGCACGGAGTCACTGCTGTTGGCCGTGGCCAGCGCTCTCCACACCAGCTCCGCTCCCATCACGGGCCAGAACTCAGCAGCCGTGGAGAAAAACCCTGGGATTTGGCTCAACACTTCACAACCCCTCTGCAAAGCATTTATGGTCACAGATGATGACATCCG gtaCTTGGATCCCAAGGAGGAAAATCTTGAAAAATTCTGA
- the LOC134564894 gene encoding methyl-CpG-binding domain protein 2-like isoform X1, translated as MEKPGRMDCPALPPGWKKEEVIRKSGLSAGKSDVYYFSPSGKKFRSKPQLARYLGNSVDLSSFDFRTGKMMPSKLQKNKQRLRNDALNPNKGKPDLNTTLPIRQTASIFKQPVTKVTNHPGNKVRSDPHRLTEQPRQLFWEKRLQGLSVSDVSEQIIKSMELPKGLQGVGPGASTESLLLAVASALHTSSAPITGQNSAAVEKNPGIWLNTSQPLCKAFMVTDDDIRKQEERVQQVRKKLEEALMADILSRSADPMKTSECKLEKGQES; from the exons ATGGAGAAACCCGGCAGGATGGATTGTCCTGCGCTGCCTCCCGGTTGGAAGAAGGAAGAGGTGATCCGCAAATCGGGCCTGAGCGCCGGCAAGAGCGATGTCTATTACTTCAG CCCCAGTGGGAAGAAATTCCGTAGCAAGCCACAGCTGGCTCGGTACCTGGGCAATTCCGTGGATTTGAGCTCCTTCGATTTCCGCACGGGGAAAATGATGCCCAGCAAGCTGCAGAAGAACAAACAGCGCCTGCGCAACGACGCCCTCAATCCCAACaaa ggcaAACCCGACCTGAATACGACGCTTCCCATCCGGCAAACAGCATCGATTTTCAAGCAGCCGGTGACCAAAGTCACCAATCACCCTGGGAATAAAGTCAGAAGCGACCCACACAGACTCACTGAGCAGCCACGGCAG cttttttggGAGAAGAGGCTCCAAGGGCTGAGCGTTTCTGACGTCAGTGAGCAAATCATCAAATCCATGGAGCTTCCCAAAGGCCTCCAAG gagTGGGCCCTGGGGCCAGCACGGAGTCACTGCTGTTGGCCGTGGCCAGCGCTCTCCACACCAGCTCCGCTCCCATCACGGGCCAGAACTCAGCAGCCGTGGAGAAAAACCCTGGGATTTGGCTCAACACTTCACAACCCCTCTGCAAAGCATTTATGGTCACAGATGATGACATCCG GAAACAGGAGGAACGGGTGCAGCAGGTGAGGAAAAAGCTCGAGGAAGCGCTGATGGCTGACATCCTTTCCCGATCTGCTGATCCCATGAAAACCTCGGAATGCAAGCTGGAGAAGGGGCAGGAATCCtaa